In Porites lutea chromosome 7, jaPorLute2.1, whole genome shotgun sequence, a single window of DNA contains:
- the LOC140944217 gene encoding histamine H2 receptor-like, with protein MLSAPQNETSHSLIVVIGGSFLLCLLILFTIFGAFLVYSAFLLNKNLRTRTNLFFLSLVTADVLFAVFAMPSEIVHFSCHPYWPLGEIGCNVWSSLYVSFGSASACHLCAIGIDRLLAISRPFQYYSDVSFSVVVSLTLLWIFAFFSGIASYHIWTQPYQNFCYAFHAPIESSLLFMVFDLLVPFAICVLTYAKIFQISQQQARRIIRTQGWVNRETNALRVSRKSAKTVGLLVGFFALAFLPFLIFHALDGFMVLPNRFYFDCIVKWLTFANSSMNWLLYGYLNQEYRQALKKLLNDFGCFRCRSCRRETRQVDVI; from the coding sequence ATGCTGTCCGCACCTCAAAACGAAACTTCGCATTCTCTCATCGTTGTTATTGGGGGAAGTTTTCTATTATGTCTTTTGAtccttttcacaatttttggCGCTTTCCTTGTGTATTCTGcgtttcttttaaacaaaaatttgcGTACGAGGACGAACTTGTTTTTCTTAAGTCTTGTAACCGCGGATGTCTTGTTCGCTGTATTCGCCATGCCCTCAGAAATTGTGCATTTCTCGTGTCATCCATACTGGCCTCTTGGAGAAATAGGTTGCAACGTTTGGAGTTCATTATATGTGTCTTTTGGTAGCGCGTCTGCCTGTCACCTGTGCGCCATTGGCATAGATCGCTTGTTGGCCATTTCACGTCCTTTCCAATACTACAGCGACGTTTCGTTTAGTGTAGTTGTTTCGTTGACCCTCCTATGGATCTTTGCTTTTTTTAGCGGAATTGCAAGTTATCACATCTGGACGCAACCATACCAAAATTTCTGCTATGCGTTCCACGCTCCGATAGAGAGCTCTCTTTTGTTTATGGTCTTTGACCTTTTGGTACCTTTCGCTATCTGTGTCTTAACGTATGCGAAGATATTTCAAATATCTCAACAGCAAGCAAGAAGAATAATCAGAACCCAAGGATGGGTCAACCGTGAGACTAATGCTTTACGAGTGTCTAGAAAATCAGCCAAAACCGTGGGCCTGCTGGTTGGTTTCTTCGCCTTGGCCTTTCTGCCGTTTCTAATTTTCCATGCCTTGGATGGGTTCATGGTATTGCCCAATCGTTTTTATTTCGATTGCATTGTGAAGTGGCTGACTTTTGCCAACTCTTCCATGAACTGGTTGCTTTATGGATATTTAAATCAAGAGTACAGACAAGcattaaaaaagcttttaaatgaTTTTGGTTGTTTCAGATGTCGCTCTTGTCGCAGAGAGACCAGGCAAGTGGACGTCATCTAA